One genomic region from Haloarcula taiwanensis encodes:
- a CDS encoding NADH-binding protein yields MHVLVTGATGFVGSHLVPALLAAGHSVRALVRDPSEYTPPDGVDVVTGDLLNAGSFDAGLDGVDVAYYLVHSMRAGSDYAERDRRAARNFRRAADEAGVNRVVYLGGLGEDDETLSKHLRSRREVEFILRDGEYDLTTFRAAIIIGAGSASFRMIRELTTRLPVMLTPRWVRTDCHPIAIDDVVSYLVDVLDKPETAGETYEIGGPEVLTYAEILEQTGRLMGTGAPTIVPIPVLTPKLSAYWVALMTDVPSSVARPLIHGLKTPVVADTEAAQAQFAVDPTSFADAVRLALSESRSRDAARAAAATGGAGR; encoded by the coding sequence ATGCATGTGCTCGTGACCGGTGCAACGGGGTTTGTCGGGAGCCATCTCGTCCCGGCGCTCCTCGCGGCCGGTCACAGCGTCCGCGCGCTCGTTCGCGACCCGAGCGAGTACACTCCACCAGACGGCGTTGACGTGGTGACAGGTGACCTGCTCAACGCAGGCAGTTTCGATGCCGGCCTCGACGGCGTCGATGTCGCGTACTATTTGGTCCATTCGATGCGTGCCGGGAGCGACTACGCCGAGCGAGACCGACGGGCGGCACGGAACTTCCGTCGGGCAGCCGACGAAGCCGGCGTCAACCGCGTCGTCTACCTCGGCGGCCTCGGAGAGGACGACGAGACGCTGTCGAAACACCTCCGGTCGCGCCGGGAGGTCGAGTTCATTCTCCGGGACGGCGAATACGACCTGACGACGTTCCGGGCGGCCATCATCATCGGCGCGGGTTCGGCGAGCTTCCGGATGATACGCGAGCTAACGACGCGACTGCCCGTGATGCTGACACCGCGCTGGGTACGGACGGACTGCCACCCCATCGCTATCGATGACGTCGTCTCGTACCTGGTCGACGTGCTCGACAAGCCGGAAACGGCGGGTGAAACCTACGAAATCGGCGGGCCGGAGGTGCTGACATACGCTGAGATTCTGGAACAGACGGGCCGACTCATGGGGACCGGTGCGCCGACAATCGTTCCGATACCGGTGTTGACGCCGAAACTATCAGCGTACTGGGTCGCCCTCATGACCGACGTGCCATCGAGCGTCGCCCGCCCGCTCATCCACGGGCTGAAAACGCCGGTGGTCGCAGACACCGAGGCTGCACAGGCACAGTTCGCCGTGGACCCGACATCGTTCGCGGATGCGGTCAGGCTAGCCCTCAGCGAGTCGCGGAGTCGAGACGCGGCACGGGCGGCCGCGGCCACGGGTGGTGCTGGTAGATGA
- a CDS encoding UDP-glucose 4-epimerase, whose product MQILVTGGAGFIGGHLAERFAADSHDVVVLDNRDPFYDLDIKQHNVEAGREAARNSGGSYEFIEGDVRDAELVRDLVADADYVYHQAAQAGVRPSVQNPRKYDEVNVDGTLNLLDACRDEGIERFVMASSSSVYGKPQYLPYDEEHPTTPVSPYGASKLAAERYACAYSEVYDLPTVALRYFTVYGPRMRPNMAISNFVSRCHNGEPPVIYGDGTQTRDFTYIEDVIDANMTLLHEDAADGKAVNIGSTDNIEIKTLATEIRDQIDPDLELVYEERHDADAEHTHAATDRAEELLGYDPDHTIREGVEKFIDWYRDNRDWYEPLVRQS is encoded by the coding sequence ATGCAAATACTGGTCACAGGCGGTGCCGGGTTCATCGGTGGTCATCTAGCAGAGCGGTTCGCCGCCGACAGCCACGACGTGGTCGTACTTGACAACCGCGACCCGTTTTACGATCTGGATATCAAGCAGCATAACGTCGAAGCGGGGCGGGAAGCCGCCCGGAACAGCGGCGGAAGCTACGAGTTCATCGAGGGCGACGTGCGTGACGCGGAGCTGGTGAGGGACCTCGTCGCCGACGCCGACTACGTCTACCATCAGGCCGCACAGGCCGGCGTCCGCCCGAGCGTGCAGAACCCCCGAAAGTACGACGAGGTCAACGTCGACGGCACGCTGAACCTCCTCGACGCCTGCCGCGACGAAGGCATCGAACGGTTCGTGATGGCCTCTTCTTCCTCCGTCTACGGGAAGCCGCAGTACCTGCCCTACGACGAGGAGCATCCGACGACACCGGTCTCGCCCTACGGCGCGTCGAAGCTCGCCGCCGAGCGCTACGCCTGTGCCTACAGCGAAGTGTACGACCTCCCCACCGTTGCCCTCCGCTATTTCACCGTCTACGGCCCGCGGATGCGCCCGAACATGGCAATCTCGAACTTCGTCTCGCGGTGTCACAACGGCGAACCGCCGGTCATCTACGGTGACGGCACGCAAACGCGTGATTTCACCTATATCGAGGATGTCATCGACGCGAACATGACGCTGCTACACGAAGACGCCGCCGACGGTAAGGCCGTGAACATCGGGTCGACGGACAACATCGAGATCAAGACGCTCGCGACGGAGATCCGCGACCAGATCGACCCGGACCTCGAGCTAGTCTATGAAGAACGCCACGACGCCGACGCCGAACACACCCACGCCGCGACCGACCGTGCCGAGGAACTGCTGGGCTACGACCCGGACCACACCATCCGGGAGGGCGTCGAGAAGTTCATCGACTGGTATCGGGACAACCGCGACTGGTACGAGCCGCTCGTTCGGCAGTCCTGA
- a CDS encoding cold-shock protein, translating to MANGKVDFFNDTGGYGFISTEDADDDVFFHMEDVGGPDLEEGEEIEFDIEQADKGPRATNVVRN from the coding sequence ATGGCAAACGGTAAGGTTGATTTCTTCAACGACACAGGCGGTTACGGTTTCATCTCGACTGAGGACGCGGACGATGACGTTTTCTTCCACATGGAAGACGTTGGCGGCCCTGACCTCGAAGAAGGCGAGGAGATCGAATTTGACATCGAACAGGCCGACAAGGGCCCCCGCGCGACGAACGTCGTCCGCAACTAA